The Caproicibacterium amylolyticum genome includes the window GATGTTCCAGCCTTTCTCGCTGCTCCACAGGCTGACGTAAATCTCACCGTCCGGGGTCTTGATCGGCCGCTGCTCGAAGCCTTCCCCGAACCCATCGGACGCCTGGCCGGAGATGTTCCCCTTTAGCCGTTCCAGTTCCTCAGCTGTCAGTTCGCTCTTGATGCGGCACTCAGCGACTCCCATCAATTGGCCCTGGACACGTTCCACCGTGAAAACATAAGACCGCACCTTGTCGTTTACAGCGTCGTCCGCGCCATAGTATTTCATGAGGCCGCGCTCCGCTTCCTCCGGCGCGCGCTCCTTCAGAATGGCGGCGAGGATATGATCCTCATAGGGAAGGACCGTCCGGCTGTCAAGCTCGACGGGATCGTTGTCCATGTCGCCGTATTCGTCGCGCTCATAGGTGGTGACGGTGAGCGGCATGTAGAGCTTGAGAGTCTGGAGCGGCCGCGGAATGACGGAAAAGTGATCCTCACTGGGGATGAGCGCGAGGGTGCGGCCGTTGTCCCAATTTATCTGGAACTGGCCCGCGTCGTCGATGTACTCGAGCGTCCCCTCGGTGCCGGGCGGCACGGGGGAATAGGGATCGTTCATCTGTGCGAGCCGGATACGTGTGCCCGGCGGGTACTGCTCGCGTAAAAACTCCAGCCATTTCGGATGCTGTCTCATCTCATAAGCCTCCCATCGTGATGCCCTGTTCGGGCGTCTGATCCTCGATTCCATCTTCAAGGCCGCAATCCTGCGCGGGCGTTTTCTGTTTCATATTCATCCTCTGTTGTACCCGCAGATCGAAAGCCGCAAGGTACGCCTGATAATCTCCGGGACCGGGATTGCACCGCAGGCAGTAGCAGTAATGCTCCGTTTCCACGATGTAGCCATAGTCCTGCCGCCCGCCGCCCTCGATCTGGCCGCCATACCCGGCGCAGTAGCCGGACATGGCGCTGAGACTTTTCAGCGGACCGGTTTCCTTCAGTTCATTCACCAGCTCTTTCAGCTCCGCTTTGAATTCGGGGCTGTTCAATTCCTCGTCGCCCCTCGGCCACCATGTGTGCCAGAACTCCTTTCCTTCACCGCCGAAATCGATCCGCATATGGCCAATGGTTCCAAGCTCCGCGTCCCGTCCTTTCGGCAGGGCGAAAAAAAGGCCCGCCTCACTGGAAGAGGCAGGCCGCAGAATAAACTTCCGGTCGTCGGGTGGGAGCCTGAGATTTTGCTTTTCACAGAATTCCGGGAGCGTCAGACATTCACCGAGAAAGTTGAGGCCGCCGCGCAATCGGCGAAAGCCCTCCCTGGGAATGGTGATTGGCTCGGCTGTCAGCACCGTACCGGCGTGATTGACGGCCACCCGATTTTCCACCGTCGTCGGTTTTCCGGGGTCGCGGTCCGAGCCGCGCAGGTCGTAGCAGTGGAAGCCTTCCGGCACGGTGCCGCGGTCAATGCGGGAATTCGTGAAAAGCGCGGGCCGGCCGAACAGCTCCACATGCTTATATTCTTCTTCTTTGGCGTTTACGCTCACCAATATTCATCTCCTTCTTTTGATTTGTCAAGCACACAGGATACCACGAAGAGAACGGAATAGCTACTCCATTTTTATAACGCCCGCGATTATTAGGATTTTCGCGTTTGGATATAAAAAAAGAGCTATGTCCTCCAATTGGAAAACATAGCTCTTCCCTCGCTTTTGGTAATGGGATCGCTCTATGAAAATGAGGATATCAAGGATTACCCATCATGAGATGACTGATCTCCGCATTCCCCTGATATTTATCAAGTGTCCGGTCGCCGTAGATAAAACGCAAGCCACAAGGTTTTGGCCTTGTGGCTTATTGTTTTTGGTGGAGATAAGCGGGATCGAACCGCTGACCTCCTGCATGCCATGCAGGCGCTCTCCCAGTTTAACTATAACCCTGCGTCGAGAAAACCATTTATCTTTTTGCAATAGTCAATTACCCTTGCATATCGGTATAATTTGCATTATACTGATACATAATGATACTAAATAATATCGTAAGATGAGGTGAGTATATGGATGCGGCGCTCTATGCCAAGATACTTTCAGATAAAAGCATTACCGATCTGAAAAAAATAAAATACAAGTTTCCAGATGTCAACATGCAAGAACTCATATCGCTGTTAAAATCCAGCGTTTATAAAACCATGCCCATCCCTGACTTTTCCGGGAACAATCTTGTCTATATGGAAAATGCGGCACAGGTACGGATGAAGGCAGTAAAACGCCTCCTCACGCCCCAAAGCTCAAACGAAGTTTTTGGGCTCAAGGCAATGGAGGACGAAATTGCATCTTCGCTTACCATAGAAAGCATTGATTTCTCACGCGATAGCGTAAGAAAAATACTGCGCGGCTACGCGCCTGCCGACGAGAGTGAGAACCGTATCTTTGGCATGAAAAAGGGCCTTGAGTTTATTTCTGATCCTGACAACGAGATCACTGAGGATAACATACACACTCTTTATGATATAGCTATCGGCCAATACTTGCCGGAAAACGACAAACT containing:
- a CDS encoding DUF4314 domain-containing protein; translated protein: MRQHPKWLEFLREQYPPGTRIRLAQMNDPYSPVPPGTEGTLEYIDDAGQFQINWDNGRTLALIPSEDHFSVIPRPLQTLKLYMPLTVTTYERDEYGDMDNDPVELDSRTVLPYEDHILAAILKERAPEEAERGLMKYYGADDAVNDKVRSYVFTVERVQGQLMGVAECRIKSELTAEELERLKGNISGQASDGFGEGFEQRPIKTPDGEIYVSLWSSEKGWNIMTQDELEQSQQMGGMRLDQQ
- a CDS encoding LPD28 domain-containing protein → MSVNAKEEEYKHVELFGRPALFTNSRIDRGTVPEGFHCYDLRGSDRDPGKPTTVENRVAVNHAGTVLTAEPITIPREGFRRLRGGLNFLGECLTLPEFCEKQNLRLPPDDRKFILRPASSSEAGLFFALPKGRDAELGTIGHMRIDFGGEGKEFWHTWWPRGDEELNSPEFKAELKELVNELKETGPLKSLSAMSGYCAGYGGQIEGGGRQDYGYIVETEHYCYCLRCNPGPGDYQAYLAAFDLRVQQRMNMKQKTPAQDCGLEDGIEDQTPEQGITMGGL